TCGCGTACGACGGGTCCGCGCAGCGGATCATCGCGATCAGCGCCATCGACAACCTCACCAAGGGCACCGCCGGCGGCGCGGTGCAGAGCATGAACATCGCCCTCGGGCTCCCCGAAGAACTCGGGCTTTCCACGATCGGAGTCGCGCCGTGACGGTTACGGCAGCACAGGGGTTCACGGCCGCGGGCATCGCGGCCGGGATCAAGGCGAACGGCAACCCGGACCTGGCCCTCGTGGTCAACCACGGGCCGCGGCTGGCCGCGGCGGGCGTCTTCACCTCCAACCGCGTCAAGGCCGCGCCCGTGCTCTGGTCCGAGCAGGTCCTGCGAGGCGCCTCCGTCAGCGCGGTCGTCCTCAACTCCGGCGGCGCCAACGCCTGCACCGGACCCAAGGGCTTCCAGGACACCCACGCCACCGCCGAGAAGGTGGCGCAGGCGCTGGGCGGCGAGCACAACGCCGGCGAGGTCGCCGTCGCGTCCACCGGCCTGATCGGCGTCCTGCTCCCCATGGACAAGCTGCTCCCCGGCATCGACACCGCCGTCGCGGCACTGTCCGAGGACGGCGGCGAGGCCGCCGCCATCGCCATCAAGACCACAGACACCGTGCACAAGACGGCCACCGTCACCGCCCAGGACGGCTGGACCGTCGGCGGCATGGCCAAGGGCGCGGGCATGCTCGCCCCCGGCCTGGCCACCATGCTCGTCGTCCTCACCACCGACGCCGACCTGGACAGCGGCACCCTCGACAAGGCGCTGCGCTCCGCCACCCGCACCACCTTCGACCGGGTCGACTCCGACGGCTGCATGTCCACCAACGACACGGTGCTGCTGCTCGCCTCCGGGGCCTCCGGCCAGGTGCCGGCGTACGAGGCCTTCGCGGAGGCCGTACGGACCGTCTGCGACGACTTGGCCCGCCAGCTGATCGGCGACGCCGAGGGCGCCAGCAAGGACATCCGCATCGAGGTCGTCGGCGCGCTCACCGAGGGCGACGCGGTCGAGGTCGGCCGGTCCATCGCCCGCAACAACCTGCTCAAGTGCGCCATCCACGGCGAGGACCCCAACTGGGGCCGGGTGCTCTCCGCCATCGGCACCACCCGGGCCGCCTTCGACCCGGACCGCCTCAACGTGGCCATCAACGGCGTCTGGGTCTGCAAGAACGGCTCGGTCGGCGAGGACCGCGACCTGGTCTCCATGAAGGACCGCGAGGTCCGCATCACCGCCGACCTGGCGACCGGCTCCGAGTCCGCCGTGATCTGGGCCAACGACCTGACCGCCGAGTACGTCCACGAGAACAGCGCGTACAGCTCATGAGCGACGAGAAGGCCGGCCAGCCCGGCACCGGAACCGCGCGCAAGCACACCGCGCTGCCCAAGGCGCAGATCCTCATCGAGGCCCTTCCCTGGCTCACCCGCCACAACGGCAAGGTCGTCGTCATCAAGTTCGGCGGCAACGCCATGATCGACGAGGACCTCAAGGCCGCCTTCGCCCAGGACGTGGTCTTCCTGCGCCAGGCCGGCCTCAAGCCGGTGGTGGTGCACGGCGGCGGCCCCCAGATCAACGCGCAGCTCGACAAGCAGGGCCTGGTCAGCGAGTTCAAGGCCGGCCTGCGCGTGACGACCCCCGAGGCCATGGACGTCGTACGGATGGTCCTGGCGGGGCAGGTCCAGCGCGAGCTGGTCGGGCTGC
The Streptomyces sp. NBC_01296 DNA segment above includes these coding regions:
- the argJ gene encoding bifunctional glutamate N-acetyltransferase/amino-acid acetyltransferase ArgJ; this translates as MTVTAAQGFTAAGIAAGIKANGNPDLALVVNHGPRLAAAGVFTSNRVKAAPVLWSEQVLRGASVSAVVLNSGGANACTGPKGFQDTHATAEKVAQALGGEHNAGEVAVASTGLIGVLLPMDKLLPGIDTAVAALSEDGGEAAAIAIKTTDTVHKTATVTAQDGWTVGGMAKGAGMLAPGLATMLVVLTTDADLDSGTLDKALRSATRTTFDRVDSDGCMSTNDTVLLLASGASGQVPAYEAFAEAVRTVCDDLARQLIGDAEGASKDIRIEVVGALTEGDAVEVGRSIARNNLLKCAIHGEDPNWGRVLSAIGTTRAAFDPDRLNVAINGVWVCKNGSVGEDRDLVSMKDREVRITADLATGSESAVIWANDLTAEYVHENSAYSS